One Phocaeicola dorei genomic region harbors:
- a CDS encoding B3/4 domain-containing protein: MEIKVSKEIKKACPQFAGIAIRATVKNTAYSESLWKKIDEFTVRYREMYTTDSIKDMVTIHATREAYKKCGKDPSRYRPSGEALCRRILRGIPLYQIDTLVDLINLVSIRYGYSIGGFDADKIQGDTLVLGIGKSGEPYEGIGRGELNIEGMPVYRDAMGGIGTPTSDNERTKLEAGTTHLLTIINGYSGKEGLQEAADYMLELLKEFAASKDEELIYF; the protein is encoded by the coding sequence ATGGAAATAAAAGTATCGAAAGAAATAAAGAAAGCCTGTCCGCAGTTTGCCGGTATAGCCATCCGTGCTACGGTAAAAAACACTGCTTATAGCGAATCTTTGTGGAAAAAGATAGACGAGTTCACTGTACGCTATCGTGAAATGTACACTACGGATTCCATTAAGGATATGGTTACGATTCATGCCACTCGGGAGGCTTATAAGAAATGTGGAAAAGACCCTAGCCGTTATCGTCCTTCGGGGGAAGCGCTTTGCCGTAGAATCCTGCGTGGAATTCCCTTGTATCAGATAGATACTTTGGTAGATCTGATTAACTTGGTATCTATTCGTTACGGATATTCCATCGGCGGCTTTGATGCGGATAAAATACAAGGAGATACATTGGTGCTGGGTATCGGTAAATCCGGAGAACCTTATGAAGGGATAGGACGTGGAGAGTTGAATATAGAAGGAATGCCTGTTTACAGAGATGCTATGGGCGGAATCGGTACACCAACCAGTGATAATGAGCGTACTAAACTGGAGGCGGGAACTACGCATCTGCTGACCATTATTAATGGATATAGTGGCAAGGAAGGTTTGCAGGAAGCGGCAGATTATATGTTGGAGCTCTTGAAAGAGTTTGCAGCGTCCAAGGATGAAGAATTAATTTATTTTTAA
- the obgE gene encoding GTPase ObgE: MAESNFVDYVKIYCRSGKGGRGSAHMRREKYVPNGGPDGGDGGRGGHVILRGNRNYWTLLHLKYDRHVFATHGGNGSKNKSFGKDGEDKVIEVPCGTVVYNAETGEYICDITEHGQEITLLKGGRGGLGNWHFRTATRQAPRFAQPGEPMQELMVILELKLLADVGLVGFPNAGKSTLLSTVSAARPKIANYPFTTLEPNLGIVSYREGKSFVMADIPGIIEGASEGKGLGLRFLRHIERNSLLLFMVPGDTDDIRKEYEILLNELATFNPEMLDKQRVLAITKSDMLDEELIAMLEPTLPDNVPHIFISSVTGLGIQQLKDILWTELNKDSNKLEGVRTETIVHRAKDVAKLQEELKDMGEDEDFEYKYEEDADDDFDYEYEDEDWDEEEEKK, from the coding sequence ATGGCTGAATCGAATTTTGTTGATTATGTGAAGATATATTGCCGCTCGGGTAAGGGCGGGCGAGGCTCTGCGCATATGCGTCGTGAGAAGTATGTACCCAATGGTGGTCCTGACGGTGGTGATGGCGGTAGAGGAGGTCATGTTATTTTGCGGGGAAACCGTAATTATTGGACATTGCTTCATCTGAAGTATGACCGCCACGTGTTTGCCACACACGGTGGCAATGGCTCAAAGAATAAAAGCTTTGGTAAAGATGGTGAAGACAAAGTTATTGAAGTACCTTGTGGTACAGTGGTTTATAATGCTGAAACAGGTGAATATATCTGTGATATCACCGAACACGGACAAGAAATAACTCTGTTGAAGGGAGGACGTGGGGGATTGGGAAACTGGCACTTCCGTACAGCAACCCGCCAGGCGCCACGTTTTGCACAACCGGGAGAACCCATGCAGGAACTGATGGTTATTTTAGAATTAAAACTGTTGGCTGATGTAGGTTTGGTAGGTTTTCCTAATGCAGGGAAATCCACTTTATTGTCTACTGTATCGGCGGCACGTCCTAAAATAGCCAATTATCCGTTTACTACGCTGGAGCCGAATTTGGGCATCGTGTCCTATCGTGAAGGAAAATCCTTTGTCATGGCGGATATTCCCGGAATTATTGAAGGGGCCAGTGAGGGAAAAGGACTGGGACTTCGTTTCCTGCGCCATATAGAACGCAACTCTTTGTTACTCTTTATGGTACCGGGTGATACAGATGATATCCGTAAGGAATATGAAATCCTGCTGAATGAGTTGGCTACCTTCAACCCGGAAATGTTGGATAAACAACGTGTGCTTGCCATTACCAAAAGTGACATGTTGGATGAAGAACTGATTGCCATGTTGGAACCGACATTGCCGGATAATGTTCCGCATATCTTTATCTCATCGGTGACTGGTCTGGGGATACAGCAGCTGAAGGATATTTTATGGACAGAATTGAATAAAGACAGCAATAAGTTGGAAGGTGTCCGTACGGAAACAATTGTTCATCGCGCCAAAGATGTTGCCAAACTGCAGGAAGAGTTGAAAGACATGGGTGAGGATGAGGACTTTGAATATAAATATGAAGAAGATGCCGATGATGACTTCGATTATGAATATGAAGATGAGGATTGGGACGAAGAAGAGGAAAAGAAATGA
- a CDS encoding DUF4934 domain-containing protein — translation MKKQIMLGGLLLLLGSCAPQNKANAPNAIDIAASLEHLTELKISQLGKQIRYIPLETTDSSLIGNSYSIKLSKGRIFVSTNGRCLSFDKQTGKYLGSIGHKGEDPKGYSNASCFIHPHTNNLYFYRQPDKLVKYDTKGNYLGQVNLPQKISPSLYFTFSDSLILAHYGEGIGQPQASALLYFNEQGEIKDSLPEFANPGNPMGMDQISSINVFKQLPGNANIGGLIYINYQNGTMTVLPIDQPSLWLSNGSIRFRKAFNDTIYDIKGHEATVHTTFHTRQWHFPAEKMGQKEDTDKYIVITSILETPKHLFFISLQGLYDKKKPFYGIYDKEKHITYMNDATVGLTDDLTHFMPFYPITCTEEGEYAALLEIGKIDEWMDKNPGIVQEGKLSFLQEINEESNPVCVIVGP, via the coding sequence ATGAAGAAGCAAATCATGCTAGGCGGCCTGCTCCTATTATTAGGCTCCTGTGCCCCCCAAAACAAGGCAAATGCCCCGAATGCAATTGACATTGCCGCAAGTCTGGAACACCTCACAGAATTAAAGATCTCCCAATTGGGAAAACAGATCCGTTATATCCCTTTAGAAACAACAGACTCATCCCTGATTGGCAACTCTTATTCCATCAAACTATCTAAAGGCCGTATCTTTGTCTCTACCAACGGACGATGCCTGTCATTCGACAAACAAACCGGAAAATATCTTGGCAGCATCGGGCACAAAGGGGAAGATCCAAAAGGATACAGCAATGCCAGCTGCTTTATTCACCCCCATACCAACAATCTCTACTTTTATCGCCAACCCGACAAGTTGGTAAAATACGACACAAAAGGTAATTATCTAGGGCAAGTAAACCTGCCACAAAAGATTTCCCCATCCCTTTACTTCACTTTTTCCGACTCCCTTATTCTTGCTCATTATGGAGAAGGAATAGGACAACCGCAAGCAAGTGCGTTACTTTACTTCAACGAACAGGGAGAAATAAAAGACTCATTGCCGGAATTTGCCAATCCAGGTAACCCTATGGGCATGGATCAGATATCCAGCATCAACGTATTCAAGCAATTACCCGGCAACGCTAACATAGGAGGATTAATATATATAAATTACCAGAATGGAACAATGACCGTTCTTCCTATAGACCAGCCTTCACTTTGGCTGAGTAACGGCAGCATACGTTTCAGAAAAGCGTTCAATGACACAATCTATGACATCAAAGGACACGAAGCTACTGTCCATACCACCTTCCATACCAGACAATGGCATTTCCCAGCTGAGAAAATGGGACAAAAAGAAGATACAGACAAATACATCGTTATAACCAGTATTCTGGAAACTCCCAAACATCTCTTCTTTATATCTCTACAAGGATTATACGATAAGAAAAAACCGTTCTACGGTATTTACGACAAAGAAAAACATATTACTTATATGAATGATGCCACTGTGGGGCTGACAGATGACCTGACGCATTTCATGCCTTTCTATCCCATCACTTGTACAGAAGAAGGAGAGTATGCCGCTTTATTGGAGATAGGGAAAATAGACGAATGGATGGATAAAAATCCGGGAATTGTCCAAGAAGGAAAGCTAAGCTTTTTACAGGAAATCAATGAAGAATCTAATCCGGTTTGTGTTATAGTAGGACCTTGA
- a CDS encoding DUF3332 domain-containing protein, producing MKKSKTFLVCATLSGSVLFSSCIGSFGLWNSLKDWNQGVSNKFVNELIFLAFHIVPVYEIAYLADVLVLNSIEFWSGSNPTASIGEVKTVQGENGEYLVKTNENGYTITKKGEDKSVDLVYNKENNTWNAVSGEQSFELVKMNEDGTATLSLQNGTSMTVTPDAQGIATARIAIGNSLFFAAR from the coding sequence ATGAAAAAAAGCAAAACATTTCTTGTTTGCGCCACGTTGAGTGGCAGCGTCTTATTTTCATCATGCATCGGTTCTTTCGGATTATGGAATAGTTTGAAAGACTGGAATCAGGGAGTAAGCAACAAGTTTGTCAACGAACTTATCTTTCTCGCTTTCCATATTGTCCCTGTTTATGAAATTGCTTATCTGGCGGATGTATTGGTTTTAAATTCCATCGAATTCTGGAGCGGTTCTAACCCTACAGCTTCTATCGGTGAAGTAAAAACAGTGCAAGGAGAAAATGGCGAATACTTGGTTAAAACCAACGAAAACGGTTATACCATTACCAAAAAAGGAGAAGACAAATCTGTAGATTTGGTCTACAACAAAGAAAACAATACATGGAACGCTGTTTCTGGCGAACAGAGCTTCGAACTTGTGAAAATGAACGAAGACGGGACAGCTACTTTGAGCCTGCAAAACGGAACCTCCATGACTGTCACTCCTGATGCACAAGGTATTGCTACCGCAAGAATAGCTATAGGAAACTCTTTGTTTTTTGCAGCAAGATAA
- the hpt gene encoding hypoxanthine phosphoribosyltransferase, which translates to MDTIQIKDKRFTPFIPEERILKEVARVASEINRDLEGTNPLFLSVLNGAFMFAADLMRNLTIPSEISFVKLASYAGTSSTGKVKELVGLNDNIEGRTVVIVEDIVDTGVTMKHLLETLQAGKPKEIRIATLLLKPDKLEVELDIHYVAMRIPNDFIVGYGLDYDGLGRNYRDIYTVME; encoded by the coding sequence ATGGATACCATTCAAATCAAAGATAAACGTTTCACTCCTTTCATTCCTGAAGAACGGATCTTAAAAGAAGTGGCACGGGTAGCGAGTGAGATTAATCGGGATTTAGAAGGAACTAATCCCTTGTTTTTAAGTGTATTGAACGGCGCGTTCATGTTTGCTGCCGACTTGATGCGTAACCTTACCATTCCTAGTGAAATTTCTTTCGTGAAACTGGCCTCTTATGCAGGAACTTCTTCTACCGGAAAGGTAAAAGAGTTAGTAGGTTTGAATGATAATATTGAGGGTCGTACAGTGGTGATTGTGGAAGATATAGTGGATACCGGGGTGACAATGAAGCACTTGTTGGAAACATTACAAGCTGGAAAACCGAAAGAAATCCGTATTGCTACCTTGTTATTGAAACCTGATAAATTGGAGGTGGAACTGGATATACATTATGTGGCCATGCGTATTCCCAATGATTTTATTGTGGGGTATGGTTTGGATTATGATGGTTTGGGACGTAACTATCGGGATATTTACACCGTAATGGAATGA
- a CDS encoding M23 family metallopeptidase → MKSTQLLFLLFISVVAWAGGPAKSNFTAMEVNHIRVNTPGLFNERKSFSIHLDSIKENEYCFPLPGGKVISAYGARRGHSGTDIKTKANDTIRCAFDGIVRMAKTYAAYGNVVVVRHDNGLESIYSHNSRNLVKSGDIVKAGDAVGLTGRTGRATTEHLHLEFRIDGQHFNPNLIFDMKGRTLRKTEIVCAKTGNRVIVKQNLTPKK, encoded by the coding sequence ATGAAAAGCACACAATTACTATTTTTATTGTTCATAAGTGTGGTAGCATGGGCTGGGGGACCGGCTAAGAGTAATTTTACCGCGATGGAAGTGAACCATATCAGAGTCAATACCCCCGGGCTCTTTAATGAGCGCAAAAGTTTCTCCATTCATCTGGATAGTATAAAAGAGAATGAATATTGTTTTCCTCTTCCCGGTGGTAAAGTGATTTCTGCATACGGAGCTCGCCGGGGGCACAGTGGAACGGATATAAAGACTAAGGCCAATGATACTATCCGCTGTGCATTTGATGGAATAGTACGTATGGCAAAAACATACGCTGCTTATGGAAATGTAGTTGTTGTGCGTCATGATAATGGATTGGAAAGTATTTATAGTCATAATTCCCGGAACTTGGTAAAATCCGGAGATATCGTGAAGGCCGGTGATGCAGTAGGGCTGACAGGCAGAACCGGACGTGCCACTACCGAACACCTTCATTTGGAATTCCGGATAGATGGACAACATTTTAATCCGAATCTGATTTTTGATATGAAAGGTCGTACTTTGCGCAAAACGGAAATTGTTTGTGCCAAAACCGGCAATAGAGTGATAGTAAAACAGAATTTAACGCCTAAAAAATGA
- a CDS encoding DUF4831 family protein, whose translation MKKGLIAAGLLVSLSGTAQDVSTYTPGTMGEGVVYYLPKTEIELQVIATKVVYTPGEFCQYADRYLRLTGISSQPEEHWEINSIKVNSIGIPDPDNAYAVKLKDKSAASQVELTPEGIIKAINTTSPIEKAPVTKVADTAKKRIDPRSFMTEEILIAGSTAKMAELVAKEIYNIRESKNSLTRGQADYMPKDGAALKLMLDNLDEQEQAMMQMFAGTTDRTEKSFTIRIKPEAGMKEKVAFRFSKKLGMLDADNLSGEPYYISIINQETLPPVDPKGKEKKKMDGVIYNIPGKAQVTVFTPNKRYFDGELPVTQFGTTECLVDNLFNKKVNTRVIFNPNTGGIVKIDKD comes from the coding sequence ATGAAAAAAGGATTAATCGCAGCAGGGTTGCTGGTTTCATTGAGCGGCACCGCACAAGATGTCAGTACATATACTCCCGGAACCATGGGAGAAGGAGTGGTTTATTATTTGCCTAAGACCGAAATAGAATTGCAAGTCATCGCAACCAAAGTTGTCTACACTCCCGGAGAATTCTGCCAATACGCCGACCGCTATCTGCGCCTGACAGGCATATCATCCCAACCGGAAGAACATTGGGAAATAAACAGTATCAAGGTAAATTCCATAGGCATTCCTGATCCGGACAATGCATACGCTGTAAAACTGAAAGACAAAAGTGCCGCCTCACAAGTAGAATTGACTCCTGAAGGAATCATAAAGGCTATCAACACCACCTCTCCTATAGAAAAAGCACCTGTAACAAAGGTTGCCGATACGGCCAAAAAACGTATTGACCCACGCAGTTTTATGACCGAAGAGATTCTGATAGCCGGTTCTACCGCTAAAATGGCTGAATTGGTGGCGAAAGAAATCTACAATATACGAGAAAGCAAAAACAGCCTAACCCGCGGGCAAGCAGATTATATGCCCAAAGACGGAGCTGCTTTAAAACTCATGCTGGACAATCTGGATGAACAGGAACAAGCCATGATGCAAATGTTTGCCGGCACAACAGACCGCACAGAAAAATCGTTTACCATCCGCATAAAGCCAGAAGCAGGCATGAAAGAAAAAGTCGCTTTCCGTTTCTCAAAGAAACTAGGGATGCTGGATGCCGATAATTTATCCGGTGAACCTTATTATATCTCCATCATCAACCAAGAAACACTGCCACCAGTGGATCCGAAAGGCAAAGAAAAAAAGAAAATGGATGGTGTTATTTATAATATTCCGGGAAAAGCTCAGGTTACCGTATTCACTCCAAACAAACGTTATTTTGACGGAGAACTACCTGTTACACAATTTGGAACAACGGAATGTCTGGTAGATAACCTTTTTAATAAAAAAGTAAACACACGAGTGATCTTTAATCCTAATACCGGAGGAATTGTGAAGATTGATAAAGACTAA
- a CDS encoding outer membrane beta-barrel protein encodes MKKIVLSVIVALIAITANAQVYVGGTFGVGSDKVETEGTEVRNTTFKILPEVGYELSEDWSVGTVVGYEYNKSGDVKTNTFTIVPYARYFFLSSNVVRLFADGGFGFSTSKTKGNDALNSWNIGIKPGIAIKLSDHFCLVAKYGFLGYSKKENHGYESENVGIDFDTDELNFGFHYIF; translated from the coding sequence ATGAAAAAGATTGTATTGTCTGTTATTGTAGCATTGATTGCTATTACTGCAAATGCGCAGGTGTATGTAGGTGGAACATTTGGAGTAGGTTCTGATAAAGTGGAAACAGAAGGAACAGAAGTAAGGAATACTACTTTCAAGATTCTGCCGGAAGTCGGTTATGAACTAAGTGAAGATTGGTCTGTCGGTACAGTAGTCGGTTATGAATATAATAAAAGCGGTGATGTGAAAACTAATACTTTCACTATTGTTCCTTATGCACGTTATTTCTTTTTGAGTAGTAATGTGGTCCGGTTATTTGCCGATGGCGGATTTGGCTTTTCTACTTCAAAAACGAAGGGAAATGACGCTTTGAATTCGTGGAATATTGGTATTAAACCGGGTATTGCCATCAAATTGTCTGATCATTTTTGTCTGGTTGCCAAGTATGGTTTCCTTGGATATTCCAAAAAAGAGAATCATGGATATGAGAGTGAAAATGTTGGTATAGATTTTGATACGGATGAGTTAAACTTTGGCTTTCATTATATATTCTAA
- a CDS encoding MFS transporter — protein MKEQIQKKLNDSKALRWSVLALVAFTMLCGYFLTDVMSPLKPMLEKELLWDSLDYGIFTSAYGWFNVFAFMLIIGGIILDKMGVRFTGMGACLLMVLGCGLKYYAISTTFAEGSTLLGMKTQVGMAALGYAIFGVGVEIAGITVSKIIVKWFKGKEMALSMGMEMATARLGTMLALAVTVPIATFFGITDDEGVFHPNIPAPLLLCLTMLCIGTIAFFIYTFYDKKLDASLEEEGAEPEEPFRMKDIWLIVTNKGFWLIALLCVLFYSAVFPFLKYATDLMVQKYNVDPELAGTIPSLLPLGTLFLTPLFGNVYDRIGKGATLMIIGSVLLIFVHTMFALPILNVWWFATIIMIILGIGFSLVPSAMWPSVPKIIPEKQLGTAYALIFWVQNWGLMGVPALIGFVLNEYCKGPVVDGMQTYDYTLPMWIFAGFGVAALFFALWLKGENKKKGYGLEEPNIKK, from the coding sequence ATGAAAGAACAAATTCAAAAAAAGCTCAATGACTCCAAGGCTCTTCGGTGGAGTGTGTTGGCGCTGGTGGCCTTCACCATGCTATGCGGTTATTTTTTGACCGATGTAATGTCCCCCTTAAAACCGATGCTTGAAAAGGAGCTGCTGTGGGATAGTCTGGATTATGGTATTTTTACCAGTGCATACGGTTGGTTCAATGTTTTTGCCTTTATGCTTATTATCGGTGGTATCATTCTGGATAAGATGGGAGTGCGTTTTACTGGGATGGGAGCATGCCTTTTGATGGTGTTGGGCTGTGGATTAAAATATTATGCTATTTCTACTACATTTGCTGAGGGAAGCACTTTGCTTGGAATGAAAACCCAGGTAGGAATGGCTGCGTTGGGATATGCTATATTTGGTGTCGGTGTAGAGATTGCAGGTATCACGGTCTCAAAAATTATTGTGAAGTGGTTCAAAGGAAAAGAAATGGCTTTGTCCATGGGCATGGAGATGGCGACAGCTCGTTTAGGCACTATGCTGGCTTTGGCTGTTACGGTTCCTATCGCTACTTTCTTTGGAATTACTGATGATGAGGGTGTGTTCCATCCTAATATCCCTGCTCCATTGTTGCTGTGCCTTACTATGCTTTGTATTGGTACGATAGCATTTTTTATTTATACTTTCTATGACAAGAAATTGGATGCTTCTTTAGAAGAGGAAGGGGCGGAACCTGAAGAGCCTTTCCGTATGAAAGATATTTGGTTGATTGTAACCAATAAAGGATTTTGGCTGATTGCGTTGCTGTGTGTGTTGTTTTATTCTGCCGTATTCCCTTTCTTGAAATATGCCACAGACCTGATGGTGCAGAAATATAATGTAGATCCGGAATTGGCAGGTACTATTCCTAGTCTGTTACCATTGGGAACTTTGTTCCTTACTCCGCTTTTCGGTAATGTGTATGATCGGATAGGCAAGGGAGCTACGCTGATGATCATCGGTTCTGTGCTGTTGATTTTTGTTCATACAATGTTTGCGTTACCTATCTTGAATGTATGGTGGTTTGCTACTATCATTATGATTATATTGGGGATTGGCTTTTCTTTGGTGCCATCGGCTATGTGGCCCTCTGTTCCTAAGATTATTCCGGAAAAGCAGTTGGGTACAGCTTACGCTTTGATCTTCTGGGTACAAAACTGGGGGTTGATGGGTGTGCCTGCCTTGATTGGTTTTGTCTTGAATGAGTATTGCAAAGGACCGGTAGTAGATGGGATGCAGACTTATGATTATACACTTCCCATGTGGATATTTGCAGGCTTTGGTGTGGCTGCGTTGTTCTTTGCTTTGTGGCTGAAAGGTGAGAATAAGAAAAAGGGGTATGGATTGGAGGAACCAAATATCAAAAAATAA
- a CDS encoding NAD(P)H-hydrate dehydratase, which yields MKIISSTQLKELDKYTIAKEPVASIDLMERAAEELTRAITHRWDTSFHIAVFAGPGNNGGDALAVARMLSKQNYHVEVFLFNTKGKLSEECQTNLERLKECGSVYFTEVSTQFDPPVLTEKHLVVDGLFGSGLNKPLNGGFAAVVKYINASKAQVVAIDVPSGLMCEDNTYNIRQNMIRADVTLSIQLPKLSFLFPENEDIVGEWQLLDIQLKKDFIDTAQSPYYITEEEEIRSLIKPRKRFAHKGAFGHALLIAGSYGMAGASILSARACLRSGVGLLTVHVPIHNHDLLQTTVPEAIVQTDIHDHYFVEPVDTDRYQAIAIGPGLGQEEDTALAMMEQIQGCPVPLVLDADAINIFGTHRNWLSRMPKRCILTPHLKELERLIGKCMDTYERLTKTKELAAYLQSYIIIKGSWSTVVTPEGNCYFNPTGNPGMATAGSGDVLTGILAALLAQGYTQEDACRLGVYVHGLAGDIAAEEKGEIGTTSSDLIDALPAAWKKLTETKGRFTKE from the coding sequence ATGAAAATTATTTCGAGCACCCAACTAAAAGAGCTGGACAAGTACACGATTGCCAAAGAACCGGTTGCCTCCATTGATTTGATGGAACGGGCAGCCGAAGAGCTGACTCGTGCCATTACCCACCGATGGGATACTTCTTTCCATATTGCAGTATTCGCCGGACCGGGAAATAATGGGGGCGATGCGCTTGCCGTAGCCCGTATGTTGTCTAAACAAAACTATCACGTAGAAGTCTTTCTGTTTAACACCAAAGGAAAACTGTCGGAAGAATGTCAGACTAATCTTGAACGGTTAAAAGAATGCGGCTCGGTCTACTTTACCGAAGTAAGCACACAATTTGATCCCCCAGTCTTGACAGAAAAGCATCTGGTAGTAGACGGATTATTCGGTTCCGGACTCAATAAACCACTGAACGGCGGATTTGCTGCCGTAGTGAAATATATTAATGCATCCAAGGCACAGGTAGTAGCCATTGATGTACCTTCAGGATTAATGTGTGAGGACAACACTTATAACATCCGCCAAAACATGATACGTGCGGATGTCACTCTCAGCATTCAGTTACCTAAGCTATCCTTTCTTTTCCCCGAAAACGAAGACATTGTAGGCGAATGGCAACTATTGGACATCCAACTGAAAAAAGACTTTATTGATACAGCACAAAGTCCCTACTATATCACAGAGGAAGAAGAAATTCGCAGCCTCATCAAACCGCGGAAACGATTTGCCCACAAGGGAGCTTTCGGACATGCACTGCTCATCGCAGGATCTTATGGCATGGCAGGAGCATCCATTTTATCTGCCCGTGCCTGCCTGCGTTCGGGAGTGGGATTACTGACTGTCCATGTACCTATCCACAACCATGATTTACTTCAGACCACTGTCCCCGAAGCCATTGTACAGACAGACATACACGACCATTATTTTGTCGAACCCGTAGATACAGACCGTTATCAAGCCATAGCCATCGGTCCGGGATTGGGACAAGAAGAAGATACAGCGTTAGCCATGATGGAACAAATACAAGGTTGTCCGGTACCTTTAGTATTGGATGCGGATGCCATTAATATTTTCGGCACTCACCGCAACTGGCTCAGCCGGATGCCGAAGCGTTGTATTCTCACCCCCCATCTAAAAGAACTGGAACGACTGATTGGTAAATGCATGGATACTTACGAACGGCTGACAAAGACTAAAGAACTGGCTGCCTATCTGCAAAGTTATATCATTATAAAGGGATCATGGAGCACAGTTGTCACCCCCGAAGGAAATTGTTATTTCAATCCCACCGGGAATCCAGGTATGGCAACTGCCGGCAGCGGTGATGTGCTGACCGGTATTCTGGCAGCCTTATTGGCACAAGGATATACTCAAGAAGACGCATGCCGCCTGGGGGTCTACGTACATGGTCTGGCAGGAGACATTGCGGCGGAAGAAAAAGGAGAAATAGGGACCACCTCAAGTGATCTTATTGACGCATTACCCGCAGCATGGAAGAAATTAACAGAAACAAAAGGCAGATTTACAAAAGAATAG
- the pgeF gene encoding peptidoglycan editing factor PgeF, whose translation MKWLTSDNKMLGYELMKAYPNISCFSTTRHGGCSKGNYTSFNCNGYCGDEAEDVNRNRELLRSLLPGESVELVIPHQTHSDHVKVVDTIHVNTELEGVDALVTDIPGYCLCVSTADCVPVLLYDTRKKVVAAIHAGWRGTVARIVEKTVSVMSDQYGSQGKDLIACIGPSISLEAFEVGDEVYQAFYEAGFDMNQIARKEAKWHIDLWKANRQQLLTYGVKPEHIEVSGICTYHNNDDFFSARRQGIRSGRILSGILLGV comes from the coding sequence ATGAAATGGCTGACATCAGATAATAAAATGTTGGGATATGAGCTGATGAAGGCATATCCCAACATTTCTTGTTTTTCTACCACCCGTCACGGAGGTTGTAGTAAGGGGAACTACACCTCGTTCAATTGTAACGGATATTGCGGGGACGAGGCAGAAGATGTGAACCGCAACCGGGAATTGCTGCGTAGCTTGCTGCCCGGGGAATCGGTAGAACTCGTGATTCCGCACCAGACCCATAGTGACCATGTGAAAGTTGTGGATACTATTCATGTAAATACTGAATTGGAAGGAGTGGATGCATTGGTAACAGACATTCCCGGTTATTGCTTGTGTGTATCTACGGCCGACTGTGTTCCTGTTTTGTTATACGATACTCGAAAGAAGGTAGTGGCTGCCATTCATGCCGGATGGCGTGGTACGGTGGCCCGGATTGTAGAGAAGACAGTTTCGGTCATGAGCGATCAATACGGTTCGCAAGGGAAGGATCTCATTGCTTGCATCGGTCCCAGTATTTCATTGGAGGCTTTTGAAGTAGGGGATGAAGTTTATCAAGCTTTTTATGAGGCGGGGTTTGATATGAATCAGATAGCCCGTAAAGAAGCAAAATGGCATATTGATTTGTGGAAAGCCAACCGTCAGCAGCTGTTGACATACGGTGTGAAACCTGAACATATTGAGGTATCCGGCATTTGTACGTATCATAATAACGATGATTTCTTTTCGGCTCGCCGGCAAGGAATTCGGTCGGGAAGGATATTATCGGGCATTCTTTTAGGTGTCTGA
- a CDS encoding adenylate kinase, translated as MLNIVIFGAPGSGKGTQSERIVEKFGINHISTGDVLRAEIKKGTELGKTAKGYIDQGQLLPDELIIDILASTLDSFKESKGVIFDGFPRTIAQAEALKKMLAERGQEVSVMLDLDVPEEELMTRLIKRGQESGRADDNEETIKKRLVVYHSQTAPLIDWYKNEGKYQHIHGLGTMDAIFADIVATVEKL; from the coding sequence ATGTTGAACATTGTAATTTTTGGAGCTCCGGGTTCTGGTAAGGGTACTCAGAGTGAACGTATTGTAGAGAAGTTCGGTATTAATCACATTTCAACAGGGGATGTGCTTCGTGCTGAGATTAAGAAGGGTACAGAATTGGGAAAGACAGCCAAAGGATATATTGATCAGGGCCAGTTGTTGCCTGATGAATTGATTATTGATATTCTGGCAAGCACGCTGGATAGTTTCAAGGAAAGCAAAGGGGTTATTTTTGATGGGTTCCCCAGAACCATCGCCCAGGCAGAAGCGTTGAAGAAAATGCTGGCCGAACGTGGACAGGAAGTATCTGTTATGTTGGATTTGGATGTACCCGAAGAAGAACTGATGACCCGCCTGATTAAGCGTGGACAGGAATCGGGACGTGCTGATGATAACGAAGAAACAATAAAGAAGCGTTTGGTTGTTTATCACTCGCAGACGGCTCCGCTGATTGACTGGTACAAGAACGAAGGTAAATATCAGCATATTCACGGCTTGGGTACGATGGATGCTATTTTTGCCGACATTGTTGCTACTGTCGAAAAATTATAA